From one Papio anubis isolate 15944 chromosome 12, Panubis1.0, whole genome shotgun sequence genomic stretch:
- the CD6 gene encoding T-cell differentiation antigen CD6 isoform X9, whose product MWLFFGIAGLLTAALSGHLSPAPSDQLNASSAESEVWQPGERLPVRLTNGSSSCSGTVEVRLRASWEPACWALWDSRAAEAVCRALDCGGAEAATLLPRPTPELPPPPAAGNTSAATNATLAGAPALLCSGTEWQLCEVVEHACRRDGRRARVICSENRALRLVDGGSACAGRVEMLEHGEWGSVCDDTWDLEDAHVVCRQLGCGWAVQAVPGLHFTPGHGPIHRDQVNCSGAEAYLWDCPGLPGQHYCGHKEDAGVVCSEHQSWRLTGGADACEGQVEVHFRGVWNTVCDSEWYASEAKVLCQSLGCGTVIERPKGLPHSLSGRMYYSCNGEELTLSNCSWRFNNSNLCSQSLAARVLCSASRSLHNLSTPEVPASVQTVTTDPAPILAQTSPFADRKGRRENEDREKVLSWGSRHCLQQGESSVTVKLENKESRELMLFISSIVLGILLLGSLIFIAFILLRIKGKYDSQRHRVTDEEVQQSRFQMPPLEEGLEELHASHIPAANPGHCITDPPALGPQYHPRSNSESSTSSGEDYCNSPRSKPPPWNPQVFSSERSSFPEQPPNLELAGTQPAFSAGPSADDSSSTSSGEWYQNFQPPPQPPSEEQFGCPGSPSPQPDSTDNDDYDDIGAA is encoded by the exons GGCTCAGGGCGTCCTGGGAGCCCGCGTGCTGGGCGCTCTGGGACAGCCGCGCCGCAGAGGCCGTGTGCCGAGCACTGGACTGCGGTGGGGCGGAGGCAGCCACCCTGCTCCCCCGGCCGACCCCCGAGCTGCCGCCCCCGCCGGCGGCCGGGAACACAAGCGCGGCCACTAACGCCACTCTGGCCGGGGCGCCCGCCCTCCTGTGCAGCGGCACCGAGTGGCAGCTCTGCGAGGTGGTGGAGCACGCGTGCCGCAGGGACGGGAGGCGGGCCCGCGTCATCTGTTCAG AGAACCGCGCGCTGCGCCTGGTGGACGGTGGCAGCGCCTGCGCCGGCCGCGTGGAGATGCTGGAGCATGGCGAGTGGGGATCGGTGTGCGATGACACTTGGGACCTGGAGGATGCCCACGTGGTGTGCAGGCAACTGGGCTGCGGCTGGGCAGTCCAGGCCGTGCCCGGCTTGCACTTCACGCCGGGCCACGGACCTATCCACCGGGACCAGGTGAACTGCTCCGGGGCCGAAGCTTACCTGTGGGACTGCCCGGGGCTGCCAGGACAGCACTACTGCGGCCACAAAGAGGACGCGGGCGTGGTGTGCTCAG AGCACCAGTCCTGGCGCCTGACCGGGGGCGCCGACGCCTGCGAGGGGCAGGTGGAGGTACACTTCCGAGGGGTCTGGAACACAGTGTGTGACAGTGAGTGGTACGCATCGGAGGCCAAGGTGCTCTGCCAGTCCCTGGGCTGCGGAACTGTGATCGAGAGGCCCAAGGGGCTGCCCCACTCCTTGTCCGGCAGGATGTACTACTCATGCAACGGGGAGGAGCTCACCCTCTCCAACTGCTCCTGGCGGTTCAACAACTCCAACCTCTGCAGCCAGTCGCTGGCAGCCAGGGTCCTCTGCTCAG CTTCCCGGAGTTTGCACAATCTGTCCACTCCCGAAGTCCCTGCAAGTGTTCAGACAGTCACCACAG ATCCAGCTCCCATCCTGGCCCAAACTTCCCCATTTGCAGACAgaaaggggagaagagaaaatgaagacaggGAGAAGGTTCTCTCCTGGGGCAGCAGACACTGCCTCCAGCAAGGAG AATCTTCTGTGACAGTGAAACTAGAGAACAAGGAATCTCGGGAGCTAATGCTCTTCATCTCCTCCATCGTTCTGGGAATTCTTCTCCTTGGCTCCCTCATCTTCATAGCCTTCATCCTCTtgagaattaaaggaaaatatg ATTCCCAGCGGCATCGGGTCACAGATGAGGAGGTCCAGCAGAGCAGGTTCCAGATGCCACCCTTGGAGGAAG GACTTGAAGAGCTGCATGCCTCCCACATCCCGGCTGCCAACCCTGGACACTGCATTACAGACCCGCCAGCCCTGGGTCCTCAGTATCACCCGAGGAGCAACAGTGAGTCGAGCACCTCTTCGGGGGAGGATTACTGCAATAGTCCCAGAAGCAAGCCGCCTCCATGGAACCCCCAGGTGTTTTCTTCAGAGAGGAGTTCCTTCCCGGAGCAGCCCCCAAACTTGGAGCTGGCCGGCACCCAGCCAGCCTTTTCAG CAGGGCCCTCGGCTGATGACAGCTCCAGCACCTCGTCCGGGGAGTGGTACCAGAACTTCCAGCCACCACCCCAGCCCCCTTCGGAGGAGCAGTTTGGCTGTCCAG GGTCCCCCAGCCCTCAGCCTGACTCCACCGACAATGATGACTACGATGACATCGGCGCAGCCTAG
- the CD6 gene encoding T-cell differentiation antigen CD6 isoform X4, whose translation MWLFFGIAGLLTAALSGHLSPAPSDQLNASSAESEVWQPGERLPVRLTNGSSSCSGTVEVRLRASWEPACWALWDSRAAEAVCRALDCGGAEAATLLPRPTPELPPPPAAGNTSAATNATLAGAPALLCSGTEWQLCEVVEHACRRDGRRARVICSENRALRLVDGGSACAGRVEMLEHGEWGSVCDDTWDLEDAHVVCRQLGCGWAVQAVPGLHFTPGHGPIHRDQVNCSGAEAYLWDCPGLPGQHYCGHKEDAGVVCSEHQSWRLTGGADACEGQVEVHFRGVWNTVCDSEWYASEAKVLCQSLGCGTVIERPKGLPHSLSGRMYYSCNGEELTLSNCSWRFNNSNLCSQSLAARVLCSASRSLHNLSTPEVPASVQTVTTESSVTVKLENKESRELMLFISSIVLGILLLGSLIFIAFILLRIKGKYALPVMVNHQHLPTTIPAGSNSYQPVPITIPKEVFMLPIEVQAPPPEDSDSGSDSDYEHYDFSAQPPVALTTFYNSQRHRVTDEEVQQSRFQMPPLEEGLEELHASHIPAANPGHCITDPPALGPQYHPRSNSESSTSSGEDYCNSPRSKPPPWNPQVFSSERSSFPEQPPNLELAGTQPAFSAGPSADDSSSTSSGEWYQNFQPPPQPPSEEQFGCPGSPSPQPDSTDNDDYDDIGAA comes from the exons GGCTCAGGGCGTCCTGGGAGCCCGCGTGCTGGGCGCTCTGGGACAGCCGCGCCGCAGAGGCCGTGTGCCGAGCACTGGACTGCGGTGGGGCGGAGGCAGCCACCCTGCTCCCCCGGCCGACCCCCGAGCTGCCGCCCCCGCCGGCGGCCGGGAACACAAGCGCGGCCACTAACGCCACTCTGGCCGGGGCGCCCGCCCTCCTGTGCAGCGGCACCGAGTGGCAGCTCTGCGAGGTGGTGGAGCACGCGTGCCGCAGGGACGGGAGGCGGGCCCGCGTCATCTGTTCAG AGAACCGCGCGCTGCGCCTGGTGGACGGTGGCAGCGCCTGCGCCGGCCGCGTGGAGATGCTGGAGCATGGCGAGTGGGGATCGGTGTGCGATGACACTTGGGACCTGGAGGATGCCCACGTGGTGTGCAGGCAACTGGGCTGCGGCTGGGCAGTCCAGGCCGTGCCCGGCTTGCACTTCACGCCGGGCCACGGACCTATCCACCGGGACCAGGTGAACTGCTCCGGGGCCGAAGCTTACCTGTGGGACTGCCCGGGGCTGCCAGGACAGCACTACTGCGGCCACAAAGAGGACGCGGGCGTGGTGTGCTCAG AGCACCAGTCCTGGCGCCTGACCGGGGGCGCCGACGCCTGCGAGGGGCAGGTGGAGGTACACTTCCGAGGGGTCTGGAACACAGTGTGTGACAGTGAGTGGTACGCATCGGAGGCCAAGGTGCTCTGCCAGTCCCTGGGCTGCGGAACTGTGATCGAGAGGCCCAAGGGGCTGCCCCACTCCTTGTCCGGCAGGATGTACTACTCATGCAACGGGGAGGAGCTCACCCTCTCCAACTGCTCCTGGCGGTTCAACAACTCCAACCTCTGCAGCCAGTCGCTGGCAGCCAGGGTCCTCTGCTCAG CTTCCCGGAGTTTGCACAATCTGTCCACTCCCGAAGTCCCTGCAAGTGTTCAGACAGTCACCACAG AATCTTCTGTGACAGTGAAACTAGAGAACAAGGAATCTCGGGAGCTAATGCTCTTCATCTCCTCCATCGTTCTGGGAATTCTTCTCCTTGGCTCCCTCATCTTCATAGCCTTCATCCTCTtgagaattaaaggaaaatatg ccctccCCGTAATGGTGAACCACCAGCACCTACCCACCACCATCCCAGCAGGGAGCAATAGCTATCAACCGGTCCCCATCACCATCCCCAAAGAAG TTTTCATGCTGCCCATCGAGGTCCAGGCCCCGCCCCCTGAGGACTCAGACTCTGGCTCGGACTCAGACTATGAGCACTATGACTTCAGCGCCCAACCTCCTGTGGCCCTGACCACCTTCTACA ATTCCCAGCGGCATCGGGTCACAGATGAGGAGGTCCAGCAGAGCAGGTTCCAGATGCCACCCTTGGAGGAAG GACTTGAAGAGCTGCATGCCTCCCACATCCCGGCTGCCAACCCTGGACACTGCATTACAGACCCGCCAGCCCTGGGTCCTCAGTATCACCCGAGGAGCAACAGTGAGTCGAGCACCTCTTCGGGGGAGGATTACTGCAATAGTCCCAGAAGCAAGCCGCCTCCATGGAACCCCCAGGTGTTTTCTTCAGAGAGGAGTTCCTTCCCGGAGCAGCCCCCAAACTTGGAGCTGGCCGGCACCCAGCCAGCCTTTTCAG CAGGGCCCTCGGCTGATGACAGCTCCAGCACCTCGTCCGGGGAGTGGTACCAGAACTTCCAGCCACCACCCCAGCCCCCTTCGGAGGAGCAGTTTGGCTGTCCAG GGTCCCCCAGCCCTCAGCCTGACTCCACCGACAATGATGACTACGATGACATCGGCGCAGCCTAG
- the CD6 gene encoding T-cell differentiation antigen CD6 isoform X5, with amino-acid sequence MWLFFGIAGLLTAALSGHLSPAPSDQLNASSAESEVWQPGERLPVRLTNGSSSCSGTVEVRLRASWEPACWALWDSRAAEAVCRALDCGGAEAATLLPRPTPELPPPPAAGNTSAATNATLAGAPALLCSGTEWQLCEVVEHACRRDGRRARVICSENRALRLVDGGSACAGRVEMLEHGEWGSVCDDTWDLEDAHVVCRQLGCGWAVQAVPGLHFTPGHGPIHRDQVNCSGAEAYLWDCPGLPGQHYCGHKEDAGVVCSEHQSWRLTGGADACEGQVEVHFRGVWNTVCDSEWYASEAKVLCQSLGCGTVIERPKGLPHSLSGRMYYSCNGEELTLSNCSWRFNNSNLCSQSLAARVLCSASRSLHNLSTPEVPASVQTVTTESSVTVKLENKESRELMLFISSIVLGILLLGSLIFIAFILLRIKGKYALPVMVNHQHLPTTIPAGSNSYQPVPITIPKEVFMLPIEVQAPPPEDSDSGSDSDYEHYDFSAQPPVALTTFYNSQRHRVTDEEVQQSRFQMPPLEEGLEELHASHIPAANPGHCITDPPALGPQYHPRSNSESSTSSGEDYCNSPRSKPPPWNPQVFSSERSSFPEQPPNLELAGTQPAFSGPSADDSSSTSSGEWYQNFQPPPQPPSEEQFGCPGSPSPQPDSTDNDDYDDIGAA; translated from the exons GGCTCAGGGCGTCCTGGGAGCCCGCGTGCTGGGCGCTCTGGGACAGCCGCGCCGCAGAGGCCGTGTGCCGAGCACTGGACTGCGGTGGGGCGGAGGCAGCCACCCTGCTCCCCCGGCCGACCCCCGAGCTGCCGCCCCCGCCGGCGGCCGGGAACACAAGCGCGGCCACTAACGCCACTCTGGCCGGGGCGCCCGCCCTCCTGTGCAGCGGCACCGAGTGGCAGCTCTGCGAGGTGGTGGAGCACGCGTGCCGCAGGGACGGGAGGCGGGCCCGCGTCATCTGTTCAG AGAACCGCGCGCTGCGCCTGGTGGACGGTGGCAGCGCCTGCGCCGGCCGCGTGGAGATGCTGGAGCATGGCGAGTGGGGATCGGTGTGCGATGACACTTGGGACCTGGAGGATGCCCACGTGGTGTGCAGGCAACTGGGCTGCGGCTGGGCAGTCCAGGCCGTGCCCGGCTTGCACTTCACGCCGGGCCACGGACCTATCCACCGGGACCAGGTGAACTGCTCCGGGGCCGAAGCTTACCTGTGGGACTGCCCGGGGCTGCCAGGACAGCACTACTGCGGCCACAAAGAGGACGCGGGCGTGGTGTGCTCAG AGCACCAGTCCTGGCGCCTGACCGGGGGCGCCGACGCCTGCGAGGGGCAGGTGGAGGTACACTTCCGAGGGGTCTGGAACACAGTGTGTGACAGTGAGTGGTACGCATCGGAGGCCAAGGTGCTCTGCCAGTCCCTGGGCTGCGGAACTGTGATCGAGAGGCCCAAGGGGCTGCCCCACTCCTTGTCCGGCAGGATGTACTACTCATGCAACGGGGAGGAGCTCACCCTCTCCAACTGCTCCTGGCGGTTCAACAACTCCAACCTCTGCAGCCAGTCGCTGGCAGCCAGGGTCCTCTGCTCAG CTTCCCGGAGTTTGCACAATCTGTCCACTCCCGAAGTCCCTGCAAGTGTTCAGACAGTCACCACAG AATCTTCTGTGACAGTGAAACTAGAGAACAAGGAATCTCGGGAGCTAATGCTCTTCATCTCCTCCATCGTTCTGGGAATTCTTCTCCTTGGCTCCCTCATCTTCATAGCCTTCATCCTCTtgagaattaaaggaaaatatg ccctccCCGTAATGGTGAACCACCAGCACCTACCCACCACCATCCCAGCAGGGAGCAATAGCTATCAACCGGTCCCCATCACCATCCCCAAAGAAG TTTTCATGCTGCCCATCGAGGTCCAGGCCCCGCCCCCTGAGGACTCAGACTCTGGCTCGGACTCAGACTATGAGCACTATGACTTCAGCGCCCAACCTCCTGTGGCCCTGACCACCTTCTACA ATTCCCAGCGGCATCGGGTCACAGATGAGGAGGTCCAGCAGAGCAGGTTCCAGATGCCACCCTTGGAGGAAG GACTTGAAGAGCTGCATGCCTCCCACATCCCGGCTGCCAACCCTGGACACTGCATTACAGACCCGCCAGCCCTGGGTCCTCAGTATCACCCGAGGAGCAACAGTGAGTCGAGCACCTCTTCGGGGGAGGATTACTGCAATAGTCCCAGAAGCAAGCCGCCTCCATGGAACCCCCAGGTGTTTTCTTCAGAGAGGAGTTCCTTCCCGGAGCAGCCCCCAAACTTGGAGCTGGCCGGCACCCAGCCAGCCTTTTCAG GGCCCTCGGCTGATGACAGCTCCAGCACCTCGTCCGGGGAGTGGTACCAGAACTTCCAGCCACCACCCCAGCCCCCTTCGGAGGAGCAGTTTGGCTGTCCAG GGTCCCCCAGCCCTCAGCCTGACTCCACCGACAATGATGACTACGATGACATCGGCGCAGCCTAG
- the CD6 gene encoding T-cell differentiation antigen CD6 isoform X10, with product MWLFFGIAGLLTAALSGHLSPAPSDQLNASSAESEVWQPGERLPVRLTNGSSSCSGTVEVRLRASWEPACWALWDSRAAEAVCRALDCGGAEAATLLPRPTPELPPPPAAGNTSAATNATLAGAPALLCSGTEWQLCEVVEHACRRDGRRARVICSENRALRLVDGGSACAGRVEMLEHGEWGSVCDDTWDLEDAHVVCRQLGCGWAVQAVPGLHFTPGHGPIHRDQVNCSGAEAYLWDCPGLPGQHYCGHKEDAGVVCSEHQSWRLTGGADACEGQVEVHFRGVWNTVCDSEWYASEAKVLCQSLGCGTVIERPKGLPHSLSGRMYYSCNGEELTLSNCSWRFNNSNLCSQSLAARVLCSASRSLHNLSTPEVPASVQTVTTESSVTVKLENKESRELMLFISSIVLGILLLGSLIFIAFILLRIKGKYALPVMVNHQHLPTTIPAGSNSYQPVPITIPKEDSQRHRVTDEEVQQSRFQMPPLEEGLEELHASHIPAANPGHCITDPPALGPQYHPRSNSESSTSSGEDYCNSPRSKPPPWNPQVFSSERSSFPEQPPNLELAGTQPAFSAGPSADDSSSTSSGEWYQNFQPPPQPPSEEQFGCPGSPSPQPDSTDNDDYDDIGAA from the exons GGCTCAGGGCGTCCTGGGAGCCCGCGTGCTGGGCGCTCTGGGACAGCCGCGCCGCAGAGGCCGTGTGCCGAGCACTGGACTGCGGTGGGGCGGAGGCAGCCACCCTGCTCCCCCGGCCGACCCCCGAGCTGCCGCCCCCGCCGGCGGCCGGGAACACAAGCGCGGCCACTAACGCCACTCTGGCCGGGGCGCCCGCCCTCCTGTGCAGCGGCACCGAGTGGCAGCTCTGCGAGGTGGTGGAGCACGCGTGCCGCAGGGACGGGAGGCGGGCCCGCGTCATCTGTTCAG AGAACCGCGCGCTGCGCCTGGTGGACGGTGGCAGCGCCTGCGCCGGCCGCGTGGAGATGCTGGAGCATGGCGAGTGGGGATCGGTGTGCGATGACACTTGGGACCTGGAGGATGCCCACGTGGTGTGCAGGCAACTGGGCTGCGGCTGGGCAGTCCAGGCCGTGCCCGGCTTGCACTTCACGCCGGGCCACGGACCTATCCACCGGGACCAGGTGAACTGCTCCGGGGCCGAAGCTTACCTGTGGGACTGCCCGGGGCTGCCAGGACAGCACTACTGCGGCCACAAAGAGGACGCGGGCGTGGTGTGCTCAG AGCACCAGTCCTGGCGCCTGACCGGGGGCGCCGACGCCTGCGAGGGGCAGGTGGAGGTACACTTCCGAGGGGTCTGGAACACAGTGTGTGACAGTGAGTGGTACGCATCGGAGGCCAAGGTGCTCTGCCAGTCCCTGGGCTGCGGAACTGTGATCGAGAGGCCCAAGGGGCTGCCCCACTCCTTGTCCGGCAGGATGTACTACTCATGCAACGGGGAGGAGCTCACCCTCTCCAACTGCTCCTGGCGGTTCAACAACTCCAACCTCTGCAGCCAGTCGCTGGCAGCCAGGGTCCTCTGCTCAG CTTCCCGGAGTTTGCACAATCTGTCCACTCCCGAAGTCCCTGCAAGTGTTCAGACAGTCACCACAG AATCTTCTGTGACAGTGAAACTAGAGAACAAGGAATCTCGGGAGCTAATGCTCTTCATCTCCTCCATCGTTCTGGGAATTCTTCTCCTTGGCTCCCTCATCTTCATAGCCTTCATCCTCTtgagaattaaaggaaaatatg ccctccCCGTAATGGTGAACCACCAGCACCTACCCACCACCATCCCAGCAGGGAGCAATAGCTATCAACCGGTCCCCATCACCATCCCCAAAGAAG ATTCCCAGCGGCATCGGGTCACAGATGAGGAGGTCCAGCAGAGCAGGTTCCAGATGCCACCCTTGGAGGAAG GACTTGAAGAGCTGCATGCCTCCCACATCCCGGCTGCCAACCCTGGACACTGCATTACAGACCCGCCAGCCCTGGGTCCTCAGTATCACCCGAGGAGCAACAGTGAGTCGAGCACCTCTTCGGGGGAGGATTACTGCAATAGTCCCAGAAGCAAGCCGCCTCCATGGAACCCCCAGGTGTTTTCTTCAGAGAGGAGTTCCTTCCCGGAGCAGCCCCCAAACTTGGAGCTGGCCGGCACCCAGCCAGCCTTTTCAG CAGGGCCCTCGGCTGATGACAGCTCCAGCACCTCGTCCGGGGAGTGGTACCAGAACTTCCAGCCACCACCCCAGCCCCCTTCGGAGGAGCAGTTTGGCTGTCCAG GGTCCCCCAGCCCTCAGCCTGACTCCACCGACAATGATGACTACGATGACATCGGCGCAGCCTAG
- the CD6 gene encoding T-cell differentiation antigen CD6 isoform X8, translating into MWLFFGIAGLLTAALSGHLSPAPSDQLNASSAESEVWQPGERLPVRLTNGSSSCSGTVEVRLRASWEPACWALWDSRAAEAVCRALDCGGAEAATLLPRPTPELPPPPAAGNTSAATNATLAGAPALLCSGTEWQLCEVVEHACRRDGRRARVICSENRALRLVDGGSACAGRVEMLEHGEWGSVCDDTWDLEDAHVVCRQLGCGWAVQAVPGLHFTPGHGPIHRDQVNCSGAEAYLWDCPGLPGQHYCGHKEDAGVVCSEHQSWRLTGGADACEGQVEVHFRGVWNTVCDSEWYASEAKVLCQSLGCGTVIERPKGLPHSLSGRMYYSCNGEELTLSNCSWRFNNSNLCSQSLAARVLCSASRSLHNLSTPEVPASVQTVTTESSVTVKLENKESRELMLFISSIVLGILLLGSLIFIAFILLRIKGKYVFMLPIEVQAPPPEDSDSGSDSDYEHYDFSAQPPVALTTFYNSQRHRVTDEEVQQSRFQMPPLEEGLEELHASHIPAANPGHCITDPPALGPQYHPRSNSESSTSSGEDYCNSPRSKPPPWNPQVFSSERSSFPEQPPNLELAGTQPAFSGPSADDSSSTSSGEWYQNFQPPPQPPSEEQFGCPGSPSPQPDSTDNDDYDDIGAA; encoded by the exons GGCTCAGGGCGTCCTGGGAGCCCGCGTGCTGGGCGCTCTGGGACAGCCGCGCCGCAGAGGCCGTGTGCCGAGCACTGGACTGCGGTGGGGCGGAGGCAGCCACCCTGCTCCCCCGGCCGACCCCCGAGCTGCCGCCCCCGCCGGCGGCCGGGAACACAAGCGCGGCCACTAACGCCACTCTGGCCGGGGCGCCCGCCCTCCTGTGCAGCGGCACCGAGTGGCAGCTCTGCGAGGTGGTGGAGCACGCGTGCCGCAGGGACGGGAGGCGGGCCCGCGTCATCTGTTCAG AGAACCGCGCGCTGCGCCTGGTGGACGGTGGCAGCGCCTGCGCCGGCCGCGTGGAGATGCTGGAGCATGGCGAGTGGGGATCGGTGTGCGATGACACTTGGGACCTGGAGGATGCCCACGTGGTGTGCAGGCAACTGGGCTGCGGCTGGGCAGTCCAGGCCGTGCCCGGCTTGCACTTCACGCCGGGCCACGGACCTATCCACCGGGACCAGGTGAACTGCTCCGGGGCCGAAGCTTACCTGTGGGACTGCCCGGGGCTGCCAGGACAGCACTACTGCGGCCACAAAGAGGACGCGGGCGTGGTGTGCTCAG AGCACCAGTCCTGGCGCCTGACCGGGGGCGCCGACGCCTGCGAGGGGCAGGTGGAGGTACACTTCCGAGGGGTCTGGAACACAGTGTGTGACAGTGAGTGGTACGCATCGGAGGCCAAGGTGCTCTGCCAGTCCCTGGGCTGCGGAACTGTGATCGAGAGGCCCAAGGGGCTGCCCCACTCCTTGTCCGGCAGGATGTACTACTCATGCAACGGGGAGGAGCTCACCCTCTCCAACTGCTCCTGGCGGTTCAACAACTCCAACCTCTGCAGCCAGTCGCTGGCAGCCAGGGTCCTCTGCTCAG CTTCCCGGAGTTTGCACAATCTGTCCACTCCCGAAGTCCCTGCAAGTGTTCAGACAGTCACCACAG AATCTTCTGTGACAGTGAAACTAGAGAACAAGGAATCTCGGGAGCTAATGCTCTTCATCTCCTCCATCGTTCTGGGAATTCTTCTCCTTGGCTCCCTCATCTTCATAGCCTTCATCCTCTtgagaattaaaggaaaatatg TTTTCATGCTGCCCATCGAGGTCCAGGCCCCGCCCCCTGAGGACTCAGACTCTGGCTCGGACTCAGACTATGAGCACTATGACTTCAGCGCCCAACCTCCTGTGGCCCTGACCACCTTCTACA ATTCCCAGCGGCATCGGGTCACAGATGAGGAGGTCCAGCAGAGCAGGTTCCAGATGCCACCCTTGGAGGAAG GACTTGAAGAGCTGCATGCCTCCCACATCCCGGCTGCCAACCCTGGACACTGCATTACAGACCCGCCAGCCCTGGGTCCTCAGTATCACCCGAGGAGCAACAGTGAGTCGAGCACCTCTTCGGGGGAGGATTACTGCAATAGTCCCAGAAGCAAGCCGCCTCCATGGAACCCCCAGGTGTTTTCTTCAGAGAGGAGTTCCTTCCCGGAGCAGCCCCCAAACTTGGAGCTGGCCGGCACCCAGCCAGCCTTTTCAG GGCCCTCGGCTGATGACAGCTCCAGCACCTCGTCCGGGGAGTGGTACCAGAACTTCCAGCCACCACCCCAGCCCCCTTCGGAGGAGCAGTTTGGCTGTCCAG GGTCCCCCAGCCCTCAGCCTGACTCCACCGACAATGATGACTACGATGACATCGGCGCAGCCTAG
- the CD6 gene encoding T-cell differentiation antigen CD6 isoform X11, whose translation MWLFFGIAGLLTAALSGHLSPAPSDQLNASSAESEVWQPGERLPVRLTNGSSSCSGTVEVRLRASWEPACWALWDSRAAEAVCRALDCGGAEAATLLPRPTPELPPPPAAGNTSAATNATLAGAPALLCSGTEWQLCEVVEHACRRDGRRARVICSENRALRLVDGGSACAGRVEMLEHGEWGSVCDDTWDLEDAHVVCRQLGCGWAVQAVPGLHFTPGHGPIHRDQVNCSGAEAYLWDCPGLPGQHYCGHKEDAGVVCSEHQSWRLTGGADACEGQVEVHFRGVWNTVCDSEWYASEAKVLCQSLGCGTVIERPKGLPHSLSGRMYYSCNGEELTLSNCSWRFNNSNLCSQSLAARVLCSASRSLHNLSTPEVPASVQTVTTESSVTVKLENKESRELMLFISSIVLGILLLGSLIFIAFILLRIKGKYDSQRHRVTDEEVQQSRFQMPPLEEGLEELHASHIPAANPGHCITDPPALGPQYHPRSNSESSTSSGEDYCNSPRSKPPPWNPQVFSSERSSFPEQPPNLELAGTQPAFSAGPSADDSSSTSSGEWYQNFQPPPQPPSEEQFGCPGSPSPQPDSTDNDDYDDIGAA comes from the exons GGCTCAGGGCGTCCTGGGAGCCCGCGTGCTGGGCGCTCTGGGACAGCCGCGCCGCAGAGGCCGTGTGCCGAGCACTGGACTGCGGTGGGGCGGAGGCAGCCACCCTGCTCCCCCGGCCGACCCCCGAGCTGCCGCCCCCGCCGGCGGCCGGGAACACAAGCGCGGCCACTAACGCCACTCTGGCCGGGGCGCCCGCCCTCCTGTGCAGCGGCACCGAGTGGCAGCTCTGCGAGGTGGTGGAGCACGCGTGCCGCAGGGACGGGAGGCGGGCCCGCGTCATCTGTTCAG AGAACCGCGCGCTGCGCCTGGTGGACGGTGGCAGCGCCTGCGCCGGCCGCGTGGAGATGCTGGAGCATGGCGAGTGGGGATCGGTGTGCGATGACACTTGGGACCTGGAGGATGCCCACGTGGTGTGCAGGCAACTGGGCTGCGGCTGGGCAGTCCAGGCCGTGCCCGGCTTGCACTTCACGCCGGGCCACGGACCTATCCACCGGGACCAGGTGAACTGCTCCGGGGCCGAAGCTTACCTGTGGGACTGCCCGGGGCTGCCAGGACAGCACTACTGCGGCCACAAAGAGGACGCGGGCGTGGTGTGCTCAG AGCACCAGTCCTGGCGCCTGACCGGGGGCGCCGACGCCTGCGAGGGGCAGGTGGAGGTACACTTCCGAGGGGTCTGGAACACAGTGTGTGACAGTGAGTGGTACGCATCGGAGGCCAAGGTGCTCTGCCAGTCCCTGGGCTGCGGAACTGTGATCGAGAGGCCCAAGGGGCTGCCCCACTCCTTGTCCGGCAGGATGTACTACTCATGCAACGGGGAGGAGCTCACCCTCTCCAACTGCTCCTGGCGGTTCAACAACTCCAACCTCTGCAGCCAGTCGCTGGCAGCCAGGGTCCTCTGCTCAG CTTCCCGGAGTTTGCACAATCTGTCCACTCCCGAAGTCCCTGCAAGTGTTCAGACAGTCACCACAG AATCTTCTGTGACAGTGAAACTAGAGAACAAGGAATCTCGGGAGCTAATGCTCTTCATCTCCTCCATCGTTCTGGGAATTCTTCTCCTTGGCTCCCTCATCTTCATAGCCTTCATCCTCTtgagaattaaaggaaaatatg ATTCCCAGCGGCATCGGGTCACAGATGAGGAGGTCCAGCAGAGCAGGTTCCAGATGCCACCCTTGGAGGAAG GACTTGAAGAGCTGCATGCCTCCCACATCCCGGCTGCCAACCCTGGACACTGCATTACAGACCCGCCAGCCCTGGGTCCTCAGTATCACCCGAGGAGCAACAGTGAGTCGAGCACCTCTTCGGGGGAGGATTACTGCAATAGTCCCAGAAGCAAGCCGCCTCCATGGAACCCCCAGGTGTTTTCTTCAGAGAGGAGTTCCTTCCCGGAGCAGCCCCCAAACTTGGAGCTGGCCGGCACCCAGCCAGCCTTTTCAG CAGGGCCCTCGGCTGATGACAGCTCCAGCACCTCGTCCGGGGAGTGGTACCAGAACTTCCAGCCACCACCCCAGCCCCCTTCGGAGGAGCAGTTTGGCTGTCCAG GGTCCCCCAGCCCTCAGCCTGACTCCACCGACAATGATGACTACGATGACATCGGCGCAGCCTAG